The following DNA comes from Anaerostipes rhamnosivorans.
GGCTTAAACAATTCGATTGCCATCTCTTTTGGCAGACCGCACTGGTAAATCTTCAGTTCCGGCCCGACAACGATAACAGAACGTCCTGAGTAGTCAACACGTTTTCCAAGCAGGTTCTGACGGAAACGTCCCTGTTTACCTTTCAGCATATCAGAAAGGGATTTCAATGCACGGTTACCTGGTCCTGTGACCGGACGTCCACGGCGGCCGTTGTCGATCAGAGCATCCACCGCTTCCTGGAGCATACGTTTTTCGTTTCTTACGATAATATCCGGAGCTCCAAGTTCCAGAAGACGTTTCAGACGATTGTTCCGGTTGATGATCCTTCTGTAAAGATCATTCAAGTCAGAAGTTGCAAAACGTCCTCCGTCCAGCTGTACCATTGGACGGATATCAGGAGGAATGACCGGAACAACGTCCAGGATCATCCATTCCGGGTTGTTTTCAGAGTTTAAGAAGGCTTCCACGACTTCCAGGCGTTTTACGATCCTTGCCCTTTTCTGTCCTGTAGCTGTCTTAAATTCGTCTTTCAGGGATTTTGCCTCTGCCGGAAGATCAATGGCTTCCAGCAGTTCCTTGATGGATTCAGCACCCATCCCCACACGGAAGGAAGTTCCGTATTTGTCGTAGGCATCCCTGTATTCTTTTTCTGTCAGTACCTGTTTGTAAGCCAGGTCTGTCTCCCCTGCATCCAGAACGATGTAGCAGGCGAAATACAATACTTTTTCAAGGCTCCTTGGAGAAATATCCAGGATCAGTCCCATACGGCTTGGAATTCCTTTGAAATACCAAATGTGGGAGACCGGAGCCGCCAGTTCGATGTGTCCCATACGTTCACGGCGTACGTTGGCTTTTGTTACCTCTACGCCGCATCGGTCACAGACAACACCTTTATATCTGATTTTTTTATATTTACCACAATGACATTCCCAGTCCTTGCTCGGCCCGAAGATCTTCTCACAGAAAAGTCCGTCTTTTTCAGGCTTCAAGGTACGATAGTTGATGGTTTCAGGTTTTTTTACTTCTCCCCTGGACCACTCACGGATCTTTTCCGGGGAAGCCAACCCGATCTTAATTGCATCAAAGGCAATTTTATGATTTGCATATTCGTTGCTTGATCCTATCATTAAGGTTGCTCCTTCCTTCTAACTGCACTCCTATGAAATAGTAGTGTCTTCGCCATCTTCAAAGTTCCCCTCTTTAAATCCTAAAGCTCCCAGGGAATCTTCGCTTTCTTCATAATTATTAAATACGCTGTCCCCTTCGATCATCGGCTTCAGGTCCTGATTGTTTTCAGCCAGGTCCACATTTTCCTTGATCTCTACTTCCTGCGCATTTTCATCGAGTACCTTGACGTCTAACGCCAGGGACTGGAACTCTTTCAACAGTACCTTGAAGGATTCCGGAATACCCGGCTCAGGGATATTATCACCTTTGATGATTGCCTCGTATGTCTTCACTCGTCCGATGACGTCATCGGATTTAACGGTCAGGATCTCCTGAAGTGTATAGGATGCCCCATAAGCCTCCAGAGCCCAAACCTCCATCTCTCCGAAACGCTGTCCTCCGAACTGGGCTTTACCTCCCAGCGGCTGCTGTGTAACAAGAGAGTACGGACCTGTGGAACGCGCGTGAATCTTATCGTCAACCAGATGATGGAGCTTCAGATAATGCATGAATCCGATGGTAACCGGACTGTCAAACTCTTCGCCGGTACGTCCGTCTCTTAATCTTACTTTTCCGGTACTGTCGATCGGCACACCTTCCCAATCTTTTCTGTGATCCTTATTTGCCTTAAGGTAATCTATCACGCTTGCGTCAACGCGTTCTGTCCATTTCGCTTCGAAATCTTCCCAGCTGGTATTGGCAAAGTCGTTAGCCATTTCCAGTGTCGTCGCAATATCATTCTCATCGGCCCCGTTAAATACCGGAGTCGCAACATTAAATCCTAATACTTTAGCCGCAAGGGATAAGTGGATCTCCAGCACCTGCCCAATGTTCATACGTGACGGCACACCCAATGGGTTCAGCACGATGTCCAGCGGACGTCCGTTCGGAAGATACGGCATATCTTCCACCGGAAGAATACGTGAAATTACACCCTTGTTACCGTGACGTCCGGCCATCTTATCTCCCACAGAGATCTTTCTCTTCTGTGCAATGTAGACGCGGACTGTTTTATTTACTCCAGGAGGCAGTTCGTCTCCATTTTCTCTTGTAAAGATCTTTGTATCCATAACGACACCGTAAGCTCCGTGAGGAACTCTTAAGGAGGTGTCTCTGACTTCTCTTGCCTTCTCACCGAAGATGGCACGGAGCAGACGCTCTTCTGCTGTCAGCTCTGTCTCTCCCTTTGGAGTTACTTTTCCAACCAGGATATCTCCTGCGCGCACTTCCGCTCCAATGCGGATGATACCGTTCTCATCCAGGTCTTTTAACACATCCTCACTAAGACCTGCTAGATCTCTTGTAATCTCTTCTTGTCCAAGTTTGGTATCACGGGCCTCTGCCTCGTACTCTTCAATATGAACAGAAGTGTACACATCTTCCTGAACCAGACGCTCGCTTAATAGGACTGCATCCTCATAGTTGTAACCTTCCCAGGTCATAAATCCGATCAGAGGGTTTTTACCGAGAGCCATCTCTCCGCTCTTAGTGGAGGCACCGTCTGCCAGGATGTCATCCTTTTTGACGTGATCCCCTTCAAAGACGATCGGACGCTGATTCATACAGTTCCCCTGGTTGCTCCTTGCAAACTTGATGACATTGTAGATATCCTTGCCGCCGTCGGAGTCTCTGCGGACTACGATCCTGGTGCTGGTAGACTTCTCTACCACTCCGTCATTCTTTGCAACAATACAAACACCAGAGTCAAAAGCTGCCTTAGATTCCATACCTGTTCCTACCACCGGCGCTTCTGTGGAAAGCAGCGGCACAGCCTGACGCTGCATGTTGGACCCCATGAGGGCACGGTTCGCATCGTCATTTTCCAGGAACGGGATCATAGAGGTAGCTACAGAAAATACCATCTTAGGCGATACATCCATCAGATCCAGGTTTGCTTTATCAAATTCTGAAGTATCTTCACGGAAACGCCCGGTTACATGGGTGTGGACGAAATGTCCATCCTCATCGAGAGGTTCATTGGCCTGTGCCACGACGAAGTTATCCTCTTCATCAGCAGTAAGATAGACAACCTCATCGGTCGCAACCGGATTTTCCGGATCTGTTTTATCCAATACACGGTATGGAGCTTCGATAAATCCATACTCGTTGATCCTTGCATAGGTAGCTAAGGAGTTGATCAGACCGATGTTCGGACCTTCCGGGGTCTCGATTGGACACATTCTTCCGTAATGGGAATAATGTACATCCCGGACCTCGAATCCGGCACGGTCTCTTGACAATCCACCAGGTCCCAATGCAGACAGGCGGCGCTTATGCGTCAGCTCAGACAGTGGATTGTTGTGATCCATGAACTGGGAGAGCTGGGAACTTCCGAAGAATTCCTTCACTGCCGCAGTCACTGGTTTGATGTTGATCAGAGACTGAGGTGTGATCGTCTCAATATCCTGGGTCGTCATCCTCTCACGCACAACTCTTTCCAGACGGGAAAGTCCGATCCGGTACTGGTTCTGCAAAAGTTCTCCGACCGCTCTGATCCTACGGTTTCCTAAGTGGTCAATGTCATCATGGTTTCCGATTTCATACTCAAGATGCATATTGTAATTAATAGAAGCTAAAATATCTTCCTTTGTAATATGCTTTGGAATCAGATCATGGATATTCTTTTTAATTGCATTCTTTAATTCGTCGCCGCTTAAACCTTCTGCCAGGATCTTCTCCAGCACAGGGTAAAAAACGTTCTCATGGATGCCAAGTTCTTCCGGGTCGAAATCTACATATTCGTCCATGTTTACGGTCATATTAGATAGTACTTTGGTATTGCCGAATTCGGTCTGGATCAATACACTCTGCACTGCGGCATTCTGGATCTGGTCTGCCAGTTCCAGTGTGACTTCCGTCCCTGCTTCCGCAAGAATCTCTCCTGTGGAGGTGTCAATGACATCTTCCGCCAGCATATGTCCCGTGATACGGTTTCTGAACGCCAGCTTCTTATTGAACTTATAGCGTCCTACTTTGGCAAGGTCATAACGTCTCGGATCAAAGAACATGCTGTTGATCAGGCTCTCTGCGCTGTCCACAGACAAAGGCTCACCCGGACGGATCTTTTTATATAACTCTAATAGACCATCTTCATAGTTATCAGATGGATCTTTTTCCATACTTGCAAGGATCTTCGGTTCTTCTCCAAATAATTCCTTGATTTCTGCATTGGTCCCGATACCAAGAGCACGGATCAATACGGTGATCGGCACCTTCCTAGTACGGTCCACACGCACATTAAAGACGTCGTTGGAGTCTGTCTCGTACTCGAGCCAAGCTCCACGATTTGGTATAACTGTAGCAGAGTACAGTTTCTTACCGATCTTATCATGGGCAATCCCATAGTAGATACCAGGAGAACGGACCAGCTGGCTGACAATAACACGCTCAGCTCCGTTGATCACGAAAGTTCCCGTGTCAGTCATCAAAGGTAAATCGCCCATAAAAATGTCATGCTGTTTGATTTCATCCGTTTCCTTATTATGAAGTCTTACTTTCACCTTCATCGGAGCGGCATATGTGGCATCCCTCTCCTTACACTCTTCAATGGAATATTTAATATCATCTCTGCACAGCTTGAAATCGATGAATTCCAGGCTGAGCTGATCGCTGTAATCCCCAATCGGAGAAATGTCCTCAAATACCTCTTTGAGTCCTTCCCCCAGGAACCAGTTGTAAGAGTCCTTTTGGATTTCAATAAGGTTCGGTACTTCCAAGACGTCATCTTGTCTCGCATAACTCATCCTTATGCTCGTACCCGATTTCATTGGTTGAATTCTGTTTTTTTCCATGGACGTGTTCACCTCTTGATTTCTACATGGTTTATATACTACTTATTGTGCGAATCTCTCACAATTTAAATAACGAAAAAAAGGCTTGGCTATGGGCATACAATCCCATACTAAAGCATCGCCTAATAATACCACAGTGTCCATCGCATGTCAAGCGTTAATTTGGACAGACGCAAAAAGAATCGGACTGACAGAGTCAGCCGATTCTTTCATGAAGTTTTCTTACATTAGATATTGAACAAAGAACTATTTTAAAGTTACTTTTGCTCCTTCGCCTTCTAACTTAGCTTTGATGTCTTCTGCTTCTGCTTTAGATGCAGCTTCTTTGATTACTTTAGGAGCTCCGTCAACTAATTCTTTCGCTTCTTTTAATCCTAAACCAGTTACTTCACGGACAACTTTGATGACTTTAACCTTAGCTCCGCCGATTTCTGTAAGCTCTACATCGAACTCATCTTTTTCTTCAGCTGCTGCACCGTCTGCTGCTCCGCCTGCTGCTACAACAACACCTGCTGCTGCAGA
Coding sequences within:
- the rpoB gene encoding DNA-directed RNA polymerase subunit beta; this translates as MEKNRIQPMKSGTSIRMSYARQDDVLEVPNLIEIQKDSYNWFLGEGLKEVFEDISPIGDYSDQLSLEFIDFKLCRDDIKYSIEECKERDATYAAPMKVKVRLHNKETDEIKQHDIFMGDLPLMTDTGTFVINGAERVIVSQLVRSPGIYYGIAHDKIGKKLYSATVIPNRGAWLEYETDSNDVFNVRVDRTRKVPITVLIRALGIGTNAEIKELFGEEPKILASMEKDPSDNYEDGLLELYKKIRPGEPLSVDSAESLINSMFFDPRRYDLAKVGRYKFNKKLAFRNRITGHMLAEDVIDTSTGEILAEAGTEVTLELADQIQNAAVQSVLIQTEFGNTKVLSNMTVNMDEYVDFDPEELGIHENVFYPVLEKILAEGLSGDELKNAIKKNIHDLIPKHITKEDILASINYNMHLEYEIGNHDDIDHLGNRRIRAVGELLQNQYRIGLSRLERVVRERMTTQDIETITPQSLINIKPVTAAVKEFFGSSQLSQFMDHNNPLSELTHKRRLSALGPGGLSRDRAGFEVRDVHYSHYGRMCPIETPEGPNIGLINSLATYARINEYGFIEAPYRVLDKTDPENPVATDEVVYLTADEEDNFVVAQANEPLDEDGHFVHTHVTGRFREDTSEFDKANLDLMDVSPKMVFSVATSMIPFLENDDANRALMGSNMQRQAVPLLSTEAPVVGTGMESKAAFDSGVCIVAKNDGVVEKSTSTRIVVRRDSDGGKDIYNVIKFARSNQGNCMNQRPIVFEGDHVKKDDILADGASTKSGEMALGKNPLIGFMTWEGYNYEDAVLLSERLVQEDVYTSVHIEEYEAEARDTKLGQEEITRDLAGLSEDVLKDLDENGIIRIGAEVRAGDILVGKVTPKGETELTAEERLLRAIFGEKAREVRDTSLRVPHGAYGVVMDTKIFTRENGDELPPGVNKTVRVYIAQKRKISVGDKMAGRHGNKGVISRILPVEDMPYLPNGRPLDIVLNPLGVPSRMNIGQVLEIHLSLAAKVLGFNVATPVFNGADENDIATTLEMANDFANTSWEDFEAKWTERVDASVIDYLKANKDHRKDWEGVPIDSTGKVRLRDGRTGEEFDSPVTIGFMHYLKLHHLVDDKIHARSTGPYSLVTQQPLGGKAQFGGQRFGEMEVWALEAYGASYTLQEILTVKSDDVIGRVKTYEAIIKGDNIPEPGIPESFKVLLKEFQSLALDVKVLDENAQEVEIKENVDLAENNQDLKPMIEGDSVFNNYEESEDSLGALGFKEGNFEDGEDTTIS
- the rplL gene encoding 50S ribosomal protein L7/L12 — encoded protein: MTTQEIIEVIKGLSVLELNELVKACEEEFGVSAAAGVVVAAGGAADGAAAEEKDEFDVELTEIGGAKVKVIKVVREVTGLGLKEAKELVDGAPKVIKEAASKAEAEDIKAKLEGEGAKVTLK